A genomic window from Osmia bicornis bicornis chromosome 4, iOsmBic2.1, whole genome shotgun sequence includes:
- the LOC123987732 gene encoding uncharacterized protein LOC123987732, producing the protein MSRSFMMLGACRVSFHRAFVYCACYVYFVWLSTRYHYSWHGTSKLLADVVLVAKTEKKKKQKEKERKKSYIHGKKRRRLGKLETLLFLSWKFLLHELSFVIEEKIRLLKCASYAAS; encoded by the exons ATGAGTAGATCGTTCATGATGCTTGGCGCCTGTCGTGTCTCGTTTCATCGTGCGTTCGTTTATTGTGCTTGTTACGTGTATTTTGTATGGTTATCCACGCGGTATCACTATTCTTGGCACGGAACGAGCAAGTTGCTTGCTGATGTTGTGCTCGTTgcaaaaacagaaaaaaagaagaaacaaaaagaaaaggaaagaaaaaagagctACATCCATGGGAAGAAACGGAGGCGTCTAGG tAAACTGGAAACGTTACTTTTCCTTTCCTGGAAATTCTTGCTACACGAGTTATCTTTCGTGATCGAGGAAAAAATACGTTTGTTAAAATGTGCTTCATACGCTGCCTCTTAA